The Gossypium hirsutum isolate 1008001.06 chromosome D03, Gossypium_hirsutum_v2.1, whole genome shotgun sequence genomic interval taaaagaaagataaattttaatatagttCAATTTATAGATTCAAAACATTGTTCAATAGTTTAAGttttaataatttacttaatGTATTGTAAAATAGAACACCATAAGAacgaaattaaatatattatcacaAACTAGCTCTAAATTTCCTTCATCTTCTCTTGAAAAGTTTTTTAACTTTTAAGAGTTAACTaggtttttatataataaaattaggtcaacaattaattaaaagagtaacttattatatttttcttttaaaagtcaaaatgaaaaaaaaaaaaaaagaagataaacaGGGGAATGGAACAGCTCTTTAGTGAGGCGCACTTTTTTTGCACCTGGCTTTGCAACAAAGGCACCCAAAAAGCACACTAAATCTTATCACACAAAATCCTGATGAAACTATTATACCAAATTAAGTTTCCACTACATTCCATACCTTTTACTTTTTAAGCAAAGAAAATAGCATTGCAGGCTTAAAAGTTACCAATTTGATATGGAAAAAATATTACCTTTCCATGAGATCAATGAGTTCATTATCTCTAGGCTTCATACCCCACTTTGTATCAATGAGCAGGCACACTCGTTTTAGACCAACTCTTGTTGAAACATACTCCTTCACCTGCAAGTTGTAACAGTTAACAAAGTATCTTAATTGCAAGAGGTTAAGTCCTAACTAATTGGTTTTGACAAGAAATTAGCAAGATGGAAAAAGTTAAAGCCTAGACTCAGATTCTTTAACTAAGTCAGTTCTCAAATTTTCAACTCAGGAAACATCCCAAGCCAATAATTTCAGCCTCCCACAGTCGACTATCAGTACACACAAAACTTGCCTAACACTTGATTGGTTCAGCAAAAACAAATGTCTACCTCGTCCAACAACTGACAAAATGAATCATGCTCACTACTCATTAGCAACCTAATAACTAATAACTCTCACAGATTTAATTATGGTGTTCACCACCAATAAGGTGTTAAAAATGCAAAGACTAATGCGTATATATCTGAAGCAGTTGCAGGAAAAGGCTGGATCCAGATATCATGTACTCACAAGCTCTTCCCACGCCTCCTTAACTTCTTCCTTTGCATAAGCAAAGCCATAGCCAGGCAAATCAACCAGGCAGAGCTTCGATCCCAACTGGAAGAAATTAATACTCTGCAACAAAATAGCTTTTGTAACTTCAACAAAAAAGATAAATTCCCAGGAAACTAAAACACAGTTTAAGAAAATTGAGAGCACTTGAGTGAGGCCTGGTTTGTCTGATGTCCGTACAACACCCCATTGTCTGGTAAGTGCGTTAAGCAGAGATGACTTCCCAACATTTGACCTCCCTGACAAGGGCAATAAAGATGTATCATTCTTAACATGAATAAACATGTATAAGCTTTCTGAGACTACAAGTAGTCATATGGGTCATAAAAAAAACACCCTGATAATCAGCAGAGTGTGAAACCAGCTTAACATTATAATCCCATCTCTCAGAAAACTCATTACATTGAATTATGAAAGAAAGCACACACTGAAGAAAAATAGTCATTCCAGCAGCTTTATCATAAGGCCCTACAGGCAATCTTGAAAAGAGTACAGATACAGAGAGCATGGTTGTCATAGCTCCTGTGCACACCTTTCCCATTTGAGACGTATAATAGACACTGTGAAAATTATAGACTCTTGCAATTGGTAAATGAGACCTTAACATGTAATACCAAGGAAAAGAAAACTTTTGAAGCCATCAAGATAAAGAGCGTATGGTAACCAGAAAACagcaaaacataaaataaaacgaACAAATCTGgaaggaaaaaatgaaaaatatcaaGTGTCTACCTGCAAATGCGATCTCAGGACTATCAGGAGCAGGAAATGAAGATGAAACCTTTGCAGCAGCGAAAAACTGCAACTTGTTCCTAAATATCTGCAAAGACATGGCCTATAAATGAACACAGCAGCAAAATGAAGAACTTTTAGCTAATTATCGCATTAATCAAAAACATACATTTTCCTCAATGCGTTCCCTTTCCGGATTGGTAGAAAAAGGGATATTATCTAATGGGGCAGAAAGCTCAGTGTTATAGCCTGCTCTCTGGATCTCAATAGAGCGTCTACGCCCTAACAACTGTAAATGGTATTACCAAAAGTCATAATGCAGGAAAATGGTAGCAAGAAATGATGCGAATGTACAGTTCAAACATCTCAAGGCACTGCGCATACAAATTACATTATCTTCCACAAAGGAAAGGATGGAGGGACTGGGCTGTATTCCACGGAATTGCGCATTCTTTGACATGGCAGCATTTTCCTCCAAATCCTTTTTCTTGTCCTTTTTACTTTCTAGACAGGAACAAACAAACagcaacaagaaaaaaaaaagttttaagaaaaaatccACTCCAAACAAGGTGCAAATATAAGAACAGCAGACAAATTGGAAAAAATTCTGACCATCAGTTGCAATGCCATCATCAAGCCGCTTGTTTGAGATATCATAAGGATCTAAACGGATTACCCGCTTTTTTTTCTTCGGCTTATCATCTACAACTTCTGAATCAGTTTTTAAGCTTTTTCTAACCCGAACTACTTTTTTAGTTGAGTTGGCTCTGGCATTGGCTTGTTTCTTTGATGAATCATTTGGAGTActatctatttctatttctatttcttttgctCTATTGCCGCCATTCTTAGGGTTACGAGAAGTAGCTCTCTCTAAGGGAGGAGAAGCTTTGCCATAGCTTTTTCTCTCTTTGTTTAAGGCACCCTTGACCGTCTTTGAGTGTTTTCCAGATGAAACCTTCTTATGGGTTGCCTCTAAATTCTTATGAGAATCAACTCTCATTCTTCTCCCATCATCCTTAAGTCTTCTACTTTCAGAGTTGGTCTTCCCACCAATAACACCGTCCTTTTCAACACTAGGTTTAGTTGCATCCCTGTTAATGTAATTCTTAGGTTTCCCCAAAGAAACCTTTAGTTTTTTGTTGAGCTTAAGATTTAAGCCTGCCTCTTTAGACATTCTCAACTTCCCACTTCAGTGGAACACACAAATTTAGGAACAAAACTGGAAAAGCTGGAAGACACGGACAACGATATCGTACCTTGTGAACAAATTTTCTTAAGCCTCCATGAACGAACGGCTAGGCTCACCTTTGCCGCTCTATGTATGTTTTTATTGGTTTTGTTTTTAGTTAATGGTGGTGGTTCACCCTAATTTGAAGTTGGAAGAGTTGAAAGTACTTGGGCCAGACATTGTTACTGAATAAATGGATTGATTGACCCATAAATAAATTTTACCAGTGAGCTTTTCTTTTGGGCCAGACATATAAACTCTCTTTTATCTTCTGGCTTCTCCAGTCTCCGCAGGAAAGGAAATAGATTTCTTAACTCTAAAGAATAAGGTGAAACTGGAAGTGGAGGAAGCTTACGCAACTAAGGCCTGGTGCTTTGCAAGTAGTAACTCAAGGGATTCCGGGGTTTATATGGCCTTTTGCTAGCAATAAGTATCAGGCTGCAGCAGTTTGGAATATACTTACGACCTCGCCAGTGGCATGGTCCAAGGTTTTTATCCCTAAACACTCATGCCACATGCATGCCCTCTATGCAAGCAAGAAGGGGAGACTGAAGACCATCTATTTGCAGATTGTAGTTCCAAAAAACTGATATGGCACACAGATTCAAAGACAAGCAGGAAGTTGAGCTAGGGAGCTGCAACGGATCACAAAACAACTCCTAAGGGAAGACTCTAGAAAACCATTATTCGTGGTGCTTGGATTGCTATGATATATCTGGTCTGCAAGTAGAGATAGAGCTTGCGAAGCAGGCCCAAGCCGGTCCGTTTCGATAAAAACTCGTAACAATCTAAGTTCGAGAAAGTTCAAGTTTGAAAAAATTTAAGCCCAAAAAAGTTCGAGTCTGTAAGAATCTAAATCCAATATCAATCTAATTCGAGCtcgaaataaatttaatttaaagtcCTAAAATGTCCGAATTTATAATTGAACAACCATAATAGACATTAATAACTAGTATAAAGTATATAATTAATCACCCAACTATTAGCATATTTTTGTTTTGATCTtccaattatgaaaatttttgaaaaatatataaatttttatcttgaatttaaaatttttgtaatatttttaattttttagatacaatatttctataatttataatgcctttcatattttaaaatatatttttttatacatttttctttaaaaattttaaataattttatgaaaaatagacCAAGGCATCATCAATGCCATGTCAGGTGTCCCAACTTAAAAAGTGTCATGTGTCCTATATTTAACATTGTTATAAAAAAAGTACCAGAACCCTTAACGGAATGAAAATTCAGGTACCAATTTGAAAGAATGTGTCAAGTTTGGGAGGCTAAATGCATATTTGAGCctcataattataattaaatacaaacacatataaataatattatattttgtacttttcataatatataatttatatttaatgttaTGTGGTTGAAGaacaaattgatagaatttataaatgtggagggttaaatttattgaattatttagaattaggattgaattgatagaatgtgtaagtattgaggactaaatgtgttattatactagGTAGAAAAATGTCACATCATCATTTCCGTTAACCATTTAATGAAGAatgactaaaatagaaacaatctaAAACGTAAgttaccaaaatagaaataatctaAAACGTtaataactaaattgaaaattttcttaattgagtgaccaaaatagaaatacgctaatagttgggtgactaattatataatttatcctaataattaatataattttatattaaaataaaaataaaaatttattttataaaaatgtgttcataagcatatatatttacattaaattttcattaatagCGTAAGtaattgataataattttttacGTTAAactacaaaatgaaataaatgtttaaaaatattaattaagtataaaatattttaattctataattctgtatgtatataatatttattaaaattaataattattataatattaatattaaaatttaataataatataaaatatataatgacgcaatatattaatataataatacaataGCTAGTGTTATACTTGACATAAATGATTAAACATGGTTTATTGtgcaatattaataatattattaataaatttaattttaatgatttgaaaATTTAGGTTTTAgttgtagtttttttttatataatttgggaATTTAGgttttacttttatcttttctattgattattgtttattttttattaatattaaagtcttattaacattattatttttatgttaatttttattttggaataGGCTTACTTTTATTTAGGTTgagttttatataaattttatattgagtTTAGATTTGGGTTTGGGCTtgaatatatgttatattaataagtgtaaagtttattaatttagtttaaatagtTTTGAATTTCAAACTCGACATCAAACATACAACATCAAATCAATTGATTATCTAACTCGACCTTAATGCATATATATTGTATAATATAATATAGTCGAGGGGCTAACTTTTAAATGTGCACTTGGAGCATATTTCAaccagtataataataaataataatgtacaatgataattaatatattatgtattacTATTACAGTATGTGATGTAGTATTACATAATGTAATAATTGgtccaaaatcaaaatcaaatttaccAAACGGTTTGCTTGAATTGGCTCGATTTGGTCAGTTTAATTGGTTTTAATCACTAACTATAATAGATGATAAACTATTACATAATGTAATAATATAGTATGCGGGGAGGGGATCCACTTACATTAATGTAAAACTAACTAAAGTAGTTGTATTCCCTTTCATATCTCTctgtatgattaatattttaacaattcaaccattgaatttatcaataaaattatatttgtcatgcatgtaaattttcaaaccgatctgatatctctatcatattgaTCTCAAACACTATATCTATTAGTATTTATTGAATGATTAAAagtttttacataaaacaaataattagaaaattttaatttacatgaTGTAAATTTGACATATATGATCTATATAAAATGTGACgattgaaatataaaatatgaattgtGTTACTatcgtataaaaataaaatgaatatttatgttcgaaattaaaatatttaaaattaaaaaaatttaaaattatttgaatgtgtCAAAACCCATCTAACTTGACTCGAGTTCGAATCTAAAAATATTTGACCCGAAAAATTTTAAATCTGAAAAATCTTGAATTTGAAAAAGTTCAAACTTAGAAAAAATCCAAAATCTAAACTGATTCCAACCCATACACTCAGATATGTATAAATTACCACTTCCCCGAGATTGGTATCAGAGGTGCACGTGTAACAATTTCTTGGAAAAATAATATCATAGTGTTCATTGTAAGTCTTTATCTTTGATTTACAGTTCTgtttatttcatgtttatttgtCTCAAAACCCATGTATTTGTTATTATGTCTTTCTATTGTCGTTGAGTCCAGGGAAGACGTTAGGCCTTTGAGAGAAGACGTTTAAGATAACAGACGGTTTTAGGTACCTGAGATAAATAATATGGAAGAAATCAACTGTTtatataaagataaaacttgTAATCATACTATGCATATAGACTCTAAGAATGAAAATAACATTTCATCTCTGAGTAAGGGTTTTAATAGTAGTTTAGTAGATATAACTtctgtatatttttataaattatataataagttTAGTAATATAGaacaaaaagtaaataatataGGAGAGGTTAAAAATTTAGATTTGAACAACGAATCTAAAGAAATATTAACTAGTGTTAATAATAAACTAGATTAGGTccttgttaataataataatatagaacaGGATGTAGATTTTGGTCATTTATATTTTGGAAATAGTAACATAATATTAACTTTATCTGAGGAAGAAGAAACTTCATCAGATGAATCGTCATctactaataaaaatataaaaaacataaaaaaaagaaaatataaatatcaacAAGAATATGATTTCCAGTCCTATAAACAACTTATAGAACAttggaaatataaatttactaaaagtaAGGATAAATTAGAAAGAATagaatatttaaaacttatagaacaactttatgaaaaacataaagatttGTTCACtttgtttaattatcattatatgttaaattatgacaCTATAGATAGTAGTAGTTCTAGTAATTCTGAGATAACTCTATAAATAAATCTAGAAGATTTAAAAGTTACTAGTtataaatcaaatgaagaaaataCTTCAACTGATGAGGATGAAAATATAGATATTCCAGAACCTATGAATACTGAACAAATAGATCcttatggaaaaagaaaaatagaaccaGATCTTCAAAAAGATGATTATATGAGATCTTTTAATAAAgattttgaaaatgttgaaaatacaactagaatttttggtaacaaaacaaaaaatatagcTACAAATGATGTAAAACCTGAATATCCAGGAGAAACATTAAGTCAACCTATTCAACAAAGAatagatgatttaaataaaagaaatgtggcTAAAGGAGGAATATATTTAGACCTAACTAATATTCCTATTTCAGACTATGAAAAAACCATAAACGATTATATTCCTATTTCAGACTATGAAAAAACCATAAACGATTGGGCACAGTCTATGACTATTGTTGTAAACAATAATACATggtcaaaagaaaatttttaaaattattttgtaggAACATTTCAAGGAGATGTTCTACAATTTCTCAGACGATGGGAAGAATCTGAGAAAGGAAAAGAACAAAAAGGGCAGTTAATCAACCAGATAGGAACTCTCAAAGATCTTTTAAGAGGATTAACTCTTattctaaaaatagaattttgtggttataatgataaaaaaaagatCAGGATAGTATATCTAATTATACcttatcaaaaattaaattatgtgatattagatatttagaagaattttctaaaaaatttcttcatgaatatcaaaaacttaaaaatgaaaatatagaattttagaaaaaccaatattttcataaattaccaCCTCCATGGGATGAGATATGTAT includes:
- the LOC107927031 gene encoding uncharacterized protein, which gives rise to MSKEAGLNLKLNKKLKVSLGKPKNYINRDATKPSVEKDGVIGGKTNSESRRLKDDGRRMRVDSHKNLEATHKKVSSGKHSKTVKGALNKERKSYGKASPPLERATSRNPKNGGNRAKEIEIEIDSTPNDSSKKQANARANSTKKVVRVRKSLKTDSEVVDDKPKKKKRVIRLDPYDISNKRLDDGIATDESKKDKKKDLEENAAMSKNAQFRGIQPSPSILSFVEDNLLGRRRSIEIQRAGYNTELSAPLDNIPFSTNPERERIEENIFRNKLQFFAAAKVSSSFPAPDSPEIAFAGRSNVGKSSLLNALTRQWGVVRTSDKPGLTQSINFFQLGSKLCLVDLPGYGFAYAKEEVKEAWEELVKEYVSTRVGLKRVCLLIDTKWGMKPRDNELIDLMERSQTKYQIVLTKTDTVFPIDVARRAMQIEEGLKANRSVVQPVMMVSSKSGAGIRSLRTVLSKIARFAKI